One window of Nymphaea colorata isolate Beijing-Zhang1983 chromosome 11, ASM883128v2, whole genome shotgun sequence genomic DNA carries:
- the LOC116265050 gene encoding protein ROH1-like isoform X1, translated as MPATDYQGTSVPFGSLGRTILSLRREQVHSMEGSSESGSAQEQRLEAFQRMVTENFNQLASCNPDELLSLSWIRRLLDAFLACQEEFRLILMNHRFQFAKPPLDRQTAEFFERSVKALDLCNAIRDGIEQVRQWRKQLEIVLSALDARHRTLGEGQFRRARKALSDLAVGMLEEKESGSFLAQRNRSFGRNSTKERTVGHFRSLSWSVSRSWSAARQLQAIGNNLNPPRSNDILATGGLSVLVYTMNTILLFVMWALVAAIPCQDRGIQIHFSVPRHFSWASSVLPLHEKIMEEAKKRDRKNSCGLLKEIHQIEKCARQITELADSVHFPLPEAKQKEVRQGVDDLAHVCETLRDGLDPFERQIRDVFHRIVNSRTEGLDCLGRPHSSE; from the coding sequence ATGCCTGCTACAGATTACCAGGGTACTTCTGTGCCTTTTGGGTCATTAGGACGTACAATTCTAAGTCTGAGACGTGAACAGGTTCATTCAATGGAGGGGAGTTCTGAATCTGGGTCTGCACAAGAGCAGAGGCTTGAGGCCTTCCAGCGGATGGTCACTGAGAACTTCAACCAACTTGCTTCCTGTAATCCGGATGAGCTTCTTTCATTGTCTTGGATTCGCCGCCTTCTGGATGCATTCCTCGCCTGTCAGGAAGAGTTTAGGCTAATCCTTATGAATCACAGGTTCCAGTTTGCAAAACCTCCTCTTGATCGTCAAACAGCTGAATTTTTTGAGCGCAGCGTCAAGGCTCTTGATCTCTGTAATGCTATTCGCGATGGGATTGAGCAGGTCCGACAATGGCGCAAGCAGCTTGAAATTGTACTGTCTGCATTGGATGCACGCCATCGTACTCTTGGGGAGGGACAGTTCCGTAGGGCAAGGAAAGCCCTTAGCGATCTGGCTGTTGGAATGCTTGAGGAAAAGGAGTCTGGATCATTTCTGGCCCAGAGAAATAGGTCTTTCGGACGGAATTCCACCAAGGAACGAACGGTGGGTCATTTCCGGTCCCTTTCATGGAGTGTATCCCGCTCTTGGTCAGCTGCCCGCCAGCTTCAGGCTATTGGGAACAACCTGAACCCACCACGGAGCAATGATATATTAGCAACTGGTGGTCTTTCTGTTCTTGTATACACCATGAATACAATTCTTCTCTTTGTCATGTGGGCCCTGGTTGCAGCAATTCCTTGTCAGGATCGGGGCATTCAGATACATTTCTCAGTTCCACGACATTTTTCGTGGGCATCTTCTGTTCTCCCTCTGCATGAGAAAATAATGGAGGAAGCAAAGAAGAGGGACCGAAAAAATTCTTGTGGGCTTCTTAAGGAAATACACCAGATCGAGAAATGTGCCCGTCAAATAACAGAGTTGGCAGACTCCGTCCACTTCCCGTTGCCGGAGGCCAAACAGAAGGAAGTTAGGCAAGGAGTTGACGACTTAGCTCATGTGTGTGAAACATTGAGAGATGGGCTTGACCCATTCGAGCGCCAGATTAGGGATGTCTTCCACAGAATTGTCAATAGCCGAACTGAAGGTCTCGATTGTTTGGGGAGACCACACAGTTCTGAGTAG
- the LOC116265050 gene encoding protein ROH1-like isoform X2, which yields MEGSSESGSAQEQRLEAFQRMVTENFNQLASCNPDELLSLSWIRRLLDAFLACQEEFRLILMNHRFQFAKPPLDRQTAEFFERSVKALDLCNAIRDGIEQVRQWRKQLEIVLSALDARHRTLGEGQFRRARKALSDLAVGMLEEKESGSFLAQRNRSFGRNSTKERTVGHFRSLSWSVSRSWSAARQLQAIGNNLNPPRSNDILATGGLSVLVYTMNTILLFVMWALVAAIPCQDRGIQIHFSVPRHFSWASSVLPLHEKIMEEAKKRDRKNSCGLLKEIHQIEKCARQITELADSVHFPLPEAKQKEVRQGVDDLAHVCETLRDGLDPFERQIRDVFHRIVNSRTEGLDCLGRPHSSE from the coding sequence ATGGAGGGGAGTTCTGAATCTGGGTCTGCACAAGAGCAGAGGCTTGAGGCCTTCCAGCGGATGGTCACTGAGAACTTCAACCAACTTGCTTCCTGTAATCCGGATGAGCTTCTTTCATTGTCTTGGATTCGCCGCCTTCTGGATGCATTCCTCGCCTGTCAGGAAGAGTTTAGGCTAATCCTTATGAATCACAGGTTCCAGTTTGCAAAACCTCCTCTTGATCGTCAAACAGCTGAATTTTTTGAGCGCAGCGTCAAGGCTCTTGATCTCTGTAATGCTATTCGCGATGGGATTGAGCAGGTCCGACAATGGCGCAAGCAGCTTGAAATTGTACTGTCTGCATTGGATGCACGCCATCGTACTCTTGGGGAGGGACAGTTCCGTAGGGCAAGGAAAGCCCTTAGCGATCTGGCTGTTGGAATGCTTGAGGAAAAGGAGTCTGGATCATTTCTGGCCCAGAGAAATAGGTCTTTCGGACGGAATTCCACCAAGGAACGAACGGTGGGTCATTTCCGGTCCCTTTCATGGAGTGTATCCCGCTCTTGGTCAGCTGCCCGCCAGCTTCAGGCTATTGGGAACAACCTGAACCCACCACGGAGCAATGATATATTAGCAACTGGTGGTCTTTCTGTTCTTGTATACACCATGAATACAATTCTTCTCTTTGTCATGTGGGCCCTGGTTGCAGCAATTCCTTGTCAGGATCGGGGCATTCAGATACATTTCTCAGTTCCACGACATTTTTCGTGGGCATCTTCTGTTCTCCCTCTGCATGAGAAAATAATGGAGGAAGCAAAGAAGAGGGACCGAAAAAATTCTTGTGGGCTTCTTAAGGAAATACACCAGATCGAGAAATGTGCCCGTCAAATAACAGAGTTGGCAGACTCCGTCCACTTCCCGTTGCCGGAGGCCAAACAGAAGGAAGTTAGGCAAGGAGTTGACGACTTAGCTCATGTGTGTGAAACATTGAGAGATGGGCTTGACCCATTCGAGCGCCAGATTAGGGATGTCTTCCACAGAATTGTCAATAGCCGAACTGAAGGTCTCGATTGTTTGGGGAGACCACACAGTTCTGAGTAG